Within the Hevea brasiliensis isolate MT/VB/25A 57/8 chromosome 2, ASM3005281v1, whole genome shotgun sequence genome, the region GGGATTTATATCGGTCCAGATCCTAGTATCGATCTGGCCCATGAGATCGGATCATCACAGTAGATATGTTATGTGGATTTGATAAATTTATGAAtaataaattgattttaaatcTAAATCTACCCCTCTCATGAGAGatcaataatttattatttatttctttataattaattatatgtcACAAAGAATTTTATACCTTTTatagatttataattttattctttatttttttttattagagaTCACCTAGCATCCCACAGCTTTTGACTGCAGACTACTCTAGGCTCGAGCTGGATAGGACCACAAGGGCAGCAAAGCTCTCCCACCTGAGTTTTAACGCTGCTGCGTAATAATTTTTATTCTTTATTGATTTagctttatttaaattttttaattatgtcaattttattataaattaaatacaattagaatttttttttattttggcaAAAGCCACACTGTATAAAGAATCTGTGGGGAAATAACAACCTTACCATTGACTTCCCAATCCATGTTTCATCCCAGAGAAATTAACCAAACGGCGGAGACTGCGGAAACCTTGTGCTGCCCACAGAGCAAGAAGGTCTACACAGCAACTGCGATATCTGAAATGACAAAAAAACCCATCATTAACACACCGACATACGAACAAGAATGCACAATGCCTTCTATAAAGCGAGGGATAATTTAGTCAGGAGGAACCCCTGTCCAAATTAACACGCCATAATTGGAAATTCTTATATATAACGAGAAATCATAACAGACTTCTTAAATCAGCCACCATCGCATCGCCACTGCCACCAACCGCCGGTCGTTTAACACTGATCGCCATTGGTACCTCATACCTCCATCCACATCtcacaaattttacatacaaatTGAAGCTAATATAAACTGAAATTTGCGTAAATTTTAGTAGTTTTCCTTTTCATTTTGGCATGCTTTGGTTGATTAATTAGGGTTTAGAAACTAATTAGGAAATGGTGAAGCTGAGATACTCAAGGATACAAGTGAGGAAATGGTCGACATTGTCGATGGTATTGAAGATGCTTTTTATGCTAACGGTGATTCTGTTGATGCTATTGGGTCTTGGGATTTTCTCCCTTCCCATAAGCAGCGACGATGCCTCTCCCAATGATCTCACTACTTCGTACAGACGTCTGGCCGTTGAAAGGTATTTTTCTTTTTTGGTTTTTTCtagtaataatttattttctattaatagACAAGTCGATGGTgattctttgattttttttttccctccttATTATGTCGTGTTTAAATATTTTGGCGGGATTTTGATGCAGAGATGATAATGGTTTGGGAAAGAGAGGAGAGCAGTGGACTGAAATTCTTTCTTGGGAGCCTCGAGCATTTCTTTATCACAATTTCTTGGTTAgtctctaaaattttaattatttgtctgttttaaaataaaattttgtatgGAATCTATTTTCTCAATTAAATCACAAACTGTATGAGGTTTTGGGCTTTGTTGAAATTGTTGGTCAGCTATCAAGGGGCATATTTGAGTCTTTGCGATTAAATTGCTTTATAAAATGTTGTTCTTTAGCTTGTGAGAAACGAGTCAGTTATGTGAAATCTGGCGTGATGCATTGGTCCATTACATTTCATGCAATATAATATTGATGGATTGGCACTTTACAGAGGCTATGAAAATTTTTGCAGAGCTCCTGTGGCTAACGGCGCTTACATTATCAAGAATTCTATAATTATAGAGTTTTTAAATGCCTTGATATGGTTGAATTAGTAGGATTGGCGTGCGCTTGACAACTCATTTGAAGTATTGTGCGATTCGCCATAAGTTGCTAGCTCATCAAGATGGTGGGTGAAAAACCGGCAGTAACACCTATAGTTATCCTTTAGGGTGCAAAATTCGCTCCTAGGATGTGGATTCTATTTTTGAAGCTTTAGgaataacatccttacaaagaAATTCTGCCCATAATTGATAATTGGCTGAACATTCCCTTGTTTTTGTAAACAATGCAACAGTTATAAATGTGTCAAATCAATGATTCTTATGATTCATCTTCATGTGACATTTAACTTGTTCTACCATGGTATGTCTTTTATGATTTAGCAGTGAACAGAAAAGCTTCTTTTTTACTTGGTTTGAGGTTTAAAAAGTATTCCTTTCTAGTCTTAACAATAAAATTCTGTTACGTATCAAACCAAGTGCTTAATGGGCATGACTTAATTGATGGAAGCATAATTTTGGTTGTCTTTAAAATCTTGACCTTGGATGCTTATGTTAACAGTCAAAGGAAGAATGTGAGTACTTAATAGCTCTGGCCAAACCACACATGACAAAGTCAACTGTGGTGGATAGCAAGACAGGTCGAAGCAAAGATAGCAGGTATACATTTCTTATTTCCTATTTCGACTCTTTCATAGAATAGATGAATTATGAGGATATGCACTGTCTTCTAGGGTTGTTTAAAATTTTGACCCAGCTGACTTTTAACTGGGTTGGGTTTGATAAAAATCTGATATGACCATGAACAGCCCTATTATCTTCTTAATTTTACATGCTAAATTAATTTGTAGACACTCAATTGCAGGGTTCGTACAAGTTCTGGAATGTTTCTGAGGAGAGGACGGGATAAAATTATTAGGAGCATTGAAAAAAGGATAGCGGACTTCTCTTTTATTCCTGTAGGTATGACATTCAAAAATATATTAACAAATGTTTAATTTGGTTTGAAACAATAAACTTAGGATGTTAGACCAGCAGTATCTTGTATGCTGACTAAGCGCATGACATTTTGTATGCCAGACCCAGTAGTTCATTTTGTCTGCTGCATTTCAAAATATTTTGTTAAagaagtatttcaagcttttttttaaagaaaatgaattcTCAATGTTTAAAACTTTTTGCTAAAAGCTTTGCTGGGGGCAGGCGGTAAGCAAAATACCTGCGCAAACCACTTCTTAGCTATACACAATCTGAACCTTTCAGCCTATATTTATATGGCCTGCAAGCGTGACATGACTattttaagttttatttactGTTTTATCATGAAGGATAAATGCTTTGAAGTATTTTGAATATACTAGGCTGTGTATTTTTTTCCCTGAATTTTAAGTGTCATTTGCGACGAGCTCTAATATGAATTTAATGTATGCTTTTCATGTAGACGATTTTGAAGAGGATATTTAAGTCACTAACGAGTAGAACAATAGTGATGCATGTGTGTAATGGTTCACTGTATCTACTGTACTCTGAACTATAACTAGTTTCTAATTCTTCAGCTAGTGCCTATTTGAAATTACTTGATGACCTACAGAGCATGGAGAAGGAGTTCAAGTTCTTCATTATGAAGTTGGGCAGAAGTATGAGGCTCACTATGATTATTTTCTTGATGAGTTCAACACTAAGAATGGGGGCCAACGGACAGCAACTGTTCTAATGTATCTGTAAGTTATCTCCTTTGGAAGGCATGGTATTTAAATTTGTTTTTGCTTGTCTTGGAACAATACTTACATATTTCCTCTTCCCCTGTTTTTCCTGTCCTGCTGCAGGTCAGATGTTGAAGAAGGGGGTGAGACAGTGTTTCCTGCAGCTAAGGGAAACATTAGCTCTGTGCCATGGTGGAATGAGTTGTCTGAATGTGGCAAACAGGGCCTTTCAGTGAAACCGAAAATGGGTAATGCATTGCTGTTTTGGAGCACAAGTCCTGATGCTACGGTAGATCCTTCAAGTTTGCATGGTTAGCAATCACTCATTAACAAACAGTTGACAGCTTAAACTAAGATTCAATAATGATTCTGCAGTTTTTCAATGTTTCAGAAGAAATGTCAGTCCTAGATTATGTTCTTATGGCAGGACCAAAAATTATTTCCAAGTAAAAGATTTTAGGACCAAAACGCTCTCTCACTTGGTAGCTCTTCTAATAATCCAGTTGCCTTAAATTCGTTTTCTGCCTTGTCTTAGGTAGTTGTCCTGTGATTAGAGGGAACAAATGGTCAGCAACAAAGTGGATGCATCTTGGAGAATACAAGGTCTGATCCATTATTAGTAGAGGTAATTCTCAGTGCCTGAAGGAGTAATTCATGGTAGATTAAGTCATTGtttgttatattttttttatttaatatttgctGTCTTAGTTTATTTTAAATAAACACAAACTTCTCTTAGGTTGTTAGAATTGGCATTAGCAACCTGGCAGAAGAATGCATGTTTAGGGTGTTGATGAAATTTGATGTGTTGCAGAGTgttgaattttttaattatttttatagagGGTGTTGCAttacatgaaaattaaaatggtggcagTTATTGGAAGTAAGAATGCTAGTGCTAGTTGAACTAGTTATTGTTATCATTATTATGTTTTTAATCTTTTGCCTTCAGCAGGATAGGAGGACATGTATCATGTGGATCATTTGTGGTGAATGGTGTTAAAATTCCTGATACAAGAGTCAAGAATGGTGCATCCCTGATCCCTCAAACGTAGCATAGAAAAATATTATTACTTAGGCttgatgattttattttattttttgtattCCTCATTTAATGGGCCCTTTTTGGTCTTCTAACCGGGGATTTAGGTTGGAAGTTGACCTTGATTGGTCCTAAAAGATAAGTTTTTGTACTTACAAATTTAGTAGGGGATAACAAAGGGATAGCTGCAGCGGGCAATGCATCACTCCCAATAGGCAAATTGTAAACAAACAGAATAATTGCTGGAATACAAGTCATCTGATTTTTCTTCAGTTTGGTTGCCTGCTTATTTTTCAGTTGTTGGAACCTGGTTGCCTCTCCCATTTCCGTACTTGGGAAACAATAGGTCCTAGACCACGTTTTGGTATATGTTTTGGGAATAATATACGCCACTGTCTGTTATTTTCCTGAAGATCAATGCTATATTTTAATGGAATTTCTATCATTCGATTTTGGGTTGGTTTCACAGGTGAATTTACGATCATAAACTCCTCTTACAGGAGAATAGATTTACCTATAATTTCATGGTAGACCAGAGAATAGGCGGTTATCATGATCCAACCCATGGTCATTCAACTTTATtagtatttttataataaaaaatttattgaattttaattttatttaataaaatttattataataaaaaaataattaataataatcgaTAGATTAACAGATTAAATTGAAGACCTTCAATTTTTGGAGGAGtggattttataaaattaaattaaaattaagttctATAAAATACGGCGATTATAATGCAAAATAAACGGACCAAGTTCCTGCCATCTCGAGTTGAACCCAATGGATGACCATTTTCTCTCCCTATCCCTAAACAATCCCCTCCAAGGCCCAAAATCCCAACTAACTCTTCCCCACATCTGGAGGCTGGGGTAAACTTTTTGCGCACCAGGATCAGAGAGAacttgtgaattttttttttttaacgataattttctttttttttctgtcTATTGAGCCCATCTGTAAATCTTATATTAGACTTGAGAGACTTGGGTTTAATTTTTTCTCTTCCcacatattaataaaaaaaacaatTAGATTATGATTGTTGGGCATTACATTTAAAATATGCAATGTTTGtatgtatgttattgattggttTGGCTTTTCCCACGTAAAAGTTGTGGACACGTTGTCCTCTAGTTCTAGCGAGTCATGTGTTAGGCCACGCTGCCTGGCTAATGGCCACGACAATTATCAAGAAGCTTCTTTGTAGTTTCCTTCCCCCATATTCTTCCTCTTCATTTACCTACCCATAAAATGATATATTAATAGATATTTTGCataaatttgatttaaaaaaataaaaagtatatCTGATGATATTTTTCTTTTACAGTAACGTAATAATATCAAATTCATTTTGAAATCTTATATTTCAATTCCAATTTAACTCAAAATAAATCTTTTGTAgtaaacaaattaattattttactatttaaaatttttataattaaaacatattaaagTTAATTAAAACGCACATCCGTTATGCTGAACCATGAACCCACTTACACACATATGTCAACGGGGAAAAAACCGGATCGAGTAGCGAACCGTAGCGAGTTCATTTCCTGAAGAAATTTTCCCATTTTTCGTCATTGCGGTTGAATTCAAGCTGAAACTGAACCTCTCCTCTGATAGAGCCTTTATCGTACGTCCTCTCTCCTAACTTTATCGGATCTCTTCTTGCTTTtagatttttaatttcatgtccACAAACTTTATTCATCGTTTTGTGTTTAAAGTTCCTGTTCAAGGTTTCAATTCTACTCTGTGTTAGTGAATTTCCTTTGTTTGGATCCAATAAGGTATTGATTTGTCTTTGCTTTCCTTCGATTGGAGATTTTAGGTGTCAAAATCAATTCCTTGttctgttttttgatcaatcagaTTGGACGTGAAAGATGGGAGCGGCAGAGAAGAGTTTTGATATGGAGGAGGGAACTCTAGAGATTGGAATGGGTGAGTTCTTGCATGTTCTTCGATTGAATTGTTTATCTGATTTGATCTTGGTTATTTTCTTGCTAAAAAGCTTCTGTCTTGCttcttattttttatttgcaGAGTATAGAACTGTCTCTGGTGTTGCCGGGCCACTGGTTATTCTCGACAAAGTCAAGGTTTATGTCCCTTATCTGCTGTCTTCTTCTGTGACCGCTGTGCTTTAGCTAAATTGATATCTATGTAATTACATTATACCATAATCTTTCAAATGTTTCAGGGTCCAAAGTACCAGGAGATTGTTAATATTCGCTTGGGAGATGGAACAACTCGGCGTGGCCAGGTCTTAGAAGTTGATGGGGAGAAAGCTGTCGTGCAGGTGTGGTATTTGCTGCTGTTGTAAGCTTGTGTTTTTGTGTCTAGACATAGCAGGCTAAAGTTTATTTGTCATTTATCTTGTGGTTGGGTTCATTGGATTACAGTGCTTGCTTTCGTAACTCTTTTTTCTAGTGTTTCTGTCCGGTTATCATGAAAGCCCCAGAAGCATAGGAGAAGCTgcttcctccccttctctctctctctctctctctctctctctctctctccacccattttgatataaaaattgttTGTTAGTTGTCCATAAAAAATTATTGTTAATTGAGCATGACTCGAATATGTATTAC harbors:
- the LOC110661039 gene encoding probable prolyl 4-hydroxylase 3 → MVKLRYSRIQVRKWSTLSMVLKMLFMLTVILLMLLGLGIFSLPISSDDASPNDLTTSYRRLAVERDDNGLGKRGEQWTEILSWEPRAFLYHNFLSKEECEYLIALAKPHMTKSTVVDSKTGRSKDSRVRTSSGMFLRRGRDKIIRSIEKRIADFSFIPVEHGEGVQVLHYEVGQKYEAHYDYFLDEFNTKNGGQRTATVLMYLSDVEEGGETVFPAAKGNISSVPWWNELSECGKQGLSVKPKMGNALLFWSTSPDATVDPSSLHGSCPVIRGNKWSATKWMHLGEYKV